CAGCATAGTTCGACGTGGCCAGACACTTCGTGATCGCCGCCGTCAACGTCGTCTTCCCGTGGTCAATGTGACCGATGGTTCCGATGTTCAAATGCGGCTTGGACCTCTCAAATTTCTCCTTCGCCATATGTAGCAACCTCCCTGTAAATGTAGTCCGCCCTCAACCAGGGCATTATAGGCTTTTTGAAAGCACCCACCATCAGCGGGAGGATGCTCCCGACCATGGAGGTTATTGTAGCATATTTACCGAAAAACAAGGACAGCAGGCAAAAAACCTAAATCCGCACCTCAGCGGGAGCGTCACCGGTGCTCGCTTGGGCCGCCGGTGCAGATTGTCGTCCTTGACAACTGCACCTGAAACCGACATCCGTGTCGGTTTCTCTCCCCCGGGCGCTGTGCCCGGCGACACTCCCTCTGCCTGAAAAACCTGCGGATTTAGGAAAAACTGGAAGAGTTTTCCCTCCTGTCTCCAAGGAGTAGAATTCTATCAGCCCCCTCAAAATCTGTCGAGTTTTTTCTTTACACCTAAATCCGCACCCCAGCGGTGAGCGTCACCGGGGGACGCTTGGGCCGAGAAACCAGCGGATGTAGGTCATGGCT
This genomic stretch from Aminivibrio sp. harbors:
- a CDS encoding GTP-binding protein, translated to MAKEKFERSKPHLNIGTIGHIDHGKTTLTAAITKCLATSNYA